Genomic DNA from Kluyveromyces lactis strain NRRL Y-1140 chromosome C complete sequence:
aactttcttcGCAGATACTGACTCGTTCCAGCGGCCACCAAAGATCCATTCCTTACCACCTTTGGCATTATAGACTTCACCCTTGACTTCATAAGCACTACTTGATCTCCATCCTCTGGCCTTAAAGTGGATCATACAGTAATCGCCTGTGTTGTGATTGACAATTTTCACATCTCCGTAATTATCAACTTGAGGATTTCCTAAAAGGATACCCACAACTTGATTGTTTGGCTTTTTGTAAGTGTACAACTCTTCTTTACCATTTGAATCGGGTCTGATCGTTAGATACCATAGACCCAAATgtttgaaatcaaaggaTCTACCATTGAATTTCGAGTCAACGAAGGATTCACCAAAGAAATCCCATTTTGGCGACTCAGTCCATGTGGCACTAATCGGTGGATGGTGAGAAACTTGTTCAGTGAAGAATCTGTAACTTTTATCTGGCCTGGAGTATTCAAATGTTTCTCCTAACAATGGATTGAACGGTTTAGCGACACGTTTTACAGTAGAAGCATACGAAGAGACCGTAAATATAGCAACATACAACAGTCTGAGTGTAGAGTCTTCGAATGACGCTGCTTGGTTCAACAAGTCTGCATATTCTAAATCCTCGGCAACTCTTTGCAATAAGGATGTTGGCTCATTAAAACTGACTGGTAATGTCATTCTGGTCATATCTTTTCCAACCATGGATTTAAGGACGGACCACAAACTTACAGATGGACGGTCATCTTTTCCTAGCTTCAATCTCTGTCTCAACTTATCCTCATATCCTAAGAAAGATCCCTCCTCCAGTAGCACCTTTGCTTTCGTCTTCTGTTCCGCTGTTACAGCCAATGGTAACTCTGTTTCAACACTTTCCTCTGTTACACCCTTATCCACAGTAGAACCTTCAGGTGAGATTACAATTTCAGGCACAGTAGACTTGGTAACAGAGGGCTCTTCTTGACTTTTTTCGAGTGTTTCATTGGAATCGTCTTGAGTTGATGGAATGGATACAGCGTTTTCCTTATCAGGTGATAAAGCTGTTTGATTACCGCTGGTTGGAGCGTCCACAGATGCTATGGAGGTTTCTTCGTTATCGAGATCTTCGGCATCAAAAAATTCGTCAACTTCAGAgtcaatatcttcatcagacTCATgattttcaatgaattcaaCTATTTCTTGTAAAGGTTTAGCTGAGTCATTACCTTTATCTCCTACAGTTTTATTGTCCAAACTAAAATCTGCAGTATTTACTTCTGAGAGTTTCTTTTGTAAGagctttttcaaattctttctctcaaTATCAAGTGATACTAGTTTCTCCCCCTTTTCCAGGAGTTCAAGCTCCAAATCTTTAACTGACTTGATCCATAAATTATTGATGTCTCTTTGTTTGGATAACATTTTGATCAACTTCTTATCTCTTGTTTGTGACATTTGATTTAACTCGGAGAAATTCTTAGTAATAAATCCTAGAGACTTTCTTGCGGTTTTTATATGCTCTTCAGATGGATCATTCTCGTTTATTAACTCAATTAAAGAGCTTAACTCGATTGAAATTGCCCTTTGGAGAATAGTTATCTCTTGGGCATGCGGTCCGTAAACCATTttaacatcttcatcatcatctccGCCTAAAGTCTCCAACATACCCTgatcgtcttcatcatcgtcttcatcatcttctgcatcatcttcaatatcttcacCATCGATACTTTGGTTGGTTCTGAACCCTTTCCCAGAACCTGATTTGTTTCTCAAAGTGTCAACTTTGTTATCTTGGTCCGAAGAAAACGATGCAGTCTGGTCATCCGCGATGCTGCTCAATGGGGAAACACTCAGGTTGGAATTACGCGAGTTTCTGACCTTGGAAACGAAATCCTTACCGCTCTCTGTCAAGTTACTATTCAATTCAACTAACTCAGCAGATGAAACAGAGGAGGCACTGCTAGTAGTTCTGCGGTGTGGTGGTTGCTGCTGTCTGTTGTCATAAGAGTGCAATGAAGGCATGCTAGAAGGTGGTTTATTTTCTAATGACTTATCCTGGGACCCTGAGCTGCCCGAACCATGTGTAGAAGAAACAGCATGCCCATTCTTAGTCATTATTTCTCTGTCTTTCGCAAACCTAATGGCACTTTGAATAGCCCACACCCATTTATTTGTTTCGATAGGATGGTT
This window encodes:
- a CDS encoding uncharacterized protein (similar to uniprot|Q12451 Saccharomyces cerevisiae YDL019C OSH2 Member of an oxysterol-binding protein family with seven members in S. cerevisiae family members have overlapping redundant functions in sterol metabolism and collectively perform a function essential for viability), translated to MNHKSQKAKTVSVSKPLLKLKLLDCLRQSNFQQLCHLIANEFQPFDEPTVRSVFELILHYAVQVSPASLIKDIVQNWTTKGSSNSQLFIDVNKQDQDGNTPLHLAAFQSRGDVVTVLMNHPDINDCILNDAHLQPIEMCKNLNIAQMMQVARANYVAEIAQEFRQAFNNRDIDHLNSILSNPRNQELLDINGMEPETGDTVLHEFVKKRDILLCRWILDHGGDPFKRDSRGKLPIDLLKKVSSKEQNDKKNAIDLELKKMLEKAAREQSVIDVTNNLHEPPTYKGYLRKWTNFAQGYKLRWFILSSDGIFSYYKDQADTSNACRGSLNMSTCYLHLDSSEKLKFEIIGGSNGTIRWHLKGNHPIETNKWVWAIQSAIRFAKDREIMTKNGHAVSSTHGSGSSGSQDKSLENKPPSSMPSLHSYDNRQQQPPHRRTTSSASSVSSAELVELNSNLTESGKDFVSKVRNSRNSNLSVSPLSSIADDQTASFSSDQDNKVDTLRNKSGSGKGFRTNQSIDGEDIEDDAEDDEDDDEDDQGMLETLGGDDDEDVKMVYGPHAQEITILQRAISIELSSLIELINENDPSEEHIKTARKSLGFITKNFSELNQMSQTRDKKLIKMLSKQRDINNLWIKSVKDLELELLEKGEKLVSLDIERKNLKKLLQKKLSEVNTADFSLDNKTVGDKGNDSAKPLQEIVEFIENHESDEDIDSEVDEFFDAEDLDNEETSIASVDAPTSGNQTALSPDKENAVSIPSTQDDSNETLEKSQEEPSVTKSTVPEIVISPEGSTVDKGVTEESVETELPLAVTAEQKTKAKVLLEEGSFLGYEDKLRQRLKLGKDDRPSVSLWSVLKSMVGKDMTRMTLPVSFNEPTSLLQRVAEDLEYADLLNQAASFEDSTLRLLYVAIFTVSSYASTVKRVAKPFNPLLGETFEYSRPDKSYRFFTEQVSHHPPISATWTESPKWDFFGESFVDSKFNGRSFDFKHLGLWYLTIRPDSNGKEELYTYKKPNNQVVGILLGNPQVDNYGDVKIVNHNTGDYCMIHFKARGWRSSSAYEVKGEVYNAKGGKEWIFGGRWNESVSAKKVLKPNSLEEMQVDELKHSVTHTSSGNSVGPKYDGTRFNVWHVNERPEFPFNLTKFAVTLNAPQPHLLPWLPPTDTRLRPDQRAMEEGRYDEAATEKHRVEERQRSVRKKREEKNITYQQRWFKKEIHPVTKCDYWKFNGEYWKQRRDHKLADEGDIF